The genomic region TACCTGCTCCTTAGGGAGAGACTCGGAAATAGCACTATGAAAAGTGCTATTAGAGATTTCTTCCCTGGATATATTCTTTAATTCTACCTCAAATATGAACTGCTGGTCATGCAGCTTCTTTAAAGGAGAAGATCAGAAGACAGCACTGTTGTCTGGAATTTGAGCACTATTGGTCTTGCATGGTTAGAAGTGTCTTCATGAAAGAGTGGATAAATGAAAATGGGGTTAAGGACAATTAAGagtcagaaagaaaagcaaaagtacaGCTCTTTACTTTTCCATTTTGGATAATGAATAATTATTAAAAGGAACGTAATGTAAGTATCTTTCAAACTGTTAGACAAAAACATGGATTTGTCAATACAGAAAGGCTTACTGTAGTACCTAAATGAAAGTATCTGGTCTGTGTTATAGAATTGGTAATTTAAAGTTCCTGTTTGACCTTAAAATCTGTCAAATTTAACATCGGATTAGTTAAGCTTTCAGAAGTGTTACAGTTTtgttacagaaatatttctttgtCAGTCTGTCAGTGGCAAAAGTTAATAGGTAATTCTTGGCTTTAAAAAGTGATACAGGATTTCTGAGCACTAAGTCTTCcagtaaatttaattttaaaaatgtattagtgAGGCTTGGCTGAACAATTTACTTGTGCCATAATACAAAACGGTGTCTTTGAATAAGAGAACTTAAAAATTTCAGAAGCCAGAAATAGGTGTGAAAGGCATGATCAACTGGATCTGTGAAGAGCTTTTACTGAGGATCTCTGCTAGTTTTCAGACTCTTGTGCAGATTAACTTCTGCATCGTTAACGTCATTTCAGTGTTCTTGAAGACATCGTCTTTAACTGCCCAAGGCAAATGTCTCAGATAATGTTAGTTTCTAGGCTGTCTCTGATTTGCAGTGTGTTGTATTAGAAGGAACAGTTATAGGTGGTTGCTGATGTCTGTGAAGTTCTACAGCAGCAACCATGAAAACTTTGTAGTCTAGTGGATTTATTCACTGTTGCTGTGAGGCACAGGACTGACAGCAGGCTCACTTTCTTGCGTGCTATGAAAGAGAGCACCGTACTGTTTTCTGGAAAAAATGCAAAAGGCTGAGAAACTTCCTTTCAAAAGGTAGAAGGGTAATGCTTGAGACAACAAAATGCCAAAAATGTTTGGATATGGAAAGAAAATTtgtaggattttttaaaattgattGTCAAAGACATTTTAAAGCTAAACGTTTGAGGGGGTGAAAGAGGGTGGGAATGCCAAATTCAGAGTTGGACAAGGAAGTTAATAAAGTGCTTACCTCATGAACATGTTTTATTTATCATAGGTGGCATGAAACGTCCTGTTCGTAAGCATATACATAAGGAATGCTCTTGGCACACCTTGACAAGTTGCTTTGGCCTAAACATCGATTGCCCCTTGTGAAAACCTGTAAGTAAAATGAACGTAATTTGATTTGAGATTGCTTTTGTGATTTGCTTTCTGATTACAGTTAGCATGGTCTGCCCCTAAAAGGAGAGCCAAGTATCAGTTACCTTATTTTGTAAAACACGCAAATCTTTGGTTATATTAACTGACATTGTAACTACAGTTGACAGAGATTCTAAAAGCTGAATCAACTATTGTGTCTTGCAGAAATGGCAGCTCAGAAAAGGAAGTCGATGTTAGTAGAGCCTTCTGCTAAGCGTCCAAAGCTGGACAAGAACAGCAAACCGTCATCagtgaagaaggagaaggaggtgtCAGATATAAAACATGTCTcaaataaatcaaaacctaatcagTGTGCAGTGCAGGAGAAAACTGTACTCAAAACCTCTGCCAAATCAAACAGGTCAGTggcaaaaaaaagaagtaatttttctaGGTTATCTTCCTAGACTAAATTAGTGCAGAAACAATGTAAGCAGAATGAATTTGAGTCAAATATACAACTAAATAATTAAATAGTAATAGTGGGAAGATCAGCCTTAAATGATTGTGATATCTGCTACGTGGtctttctctggaattatattaGTGTCTCAAAATCCAGAAAGCCTTCCTCcaaaaaaaaagattctgaagTAAAAATTAATCAGCTAATACATCATTTGAAATCCACAAATGTCAACAATTAAAAACTgctggagatattaaaaagcaTTCATCTGTGATTCATAGATCAGTCTTGCCATGCATAAAAAACACTAAGTACTACACTTAAGAGTAACCAGGTGGAAAAGAAGTCTATTTGGAATGATTCTagagaaaattcttctatcaGCATTCAGGGAGCAAGATCTAgtgtttcaaaaaagaaaagaaaggtttgAGGTAGAGGCTAGCAGGAAGGATAGGAGTCTTATGACAAATTCTACTTTTTGAatgctgaaaaaataattatttgaattttTCAGTGACAACACCAATGAACCTGAACAAGGAATGCGCATGACTACAAGATCATCAGGATTCAACTCAAATAATAAAACAATTCCTGACAAAAAGGTCCAACAGCAGCCTAAATCTGCAAAAAGTAAGGAAGTATGCCAGAAAAAATCTGTGCAAGAAATTCCTAAGTCAAAATGCATAATTGCACCAAATGAGCCAGTAATgaggagatcacagaggctgcagcAGTTAACACATGTACGTGTACCAGCAAGATCACTGCGCAACAGGgaagttaaagaagaaaaagcttcgGAAGTTAAACAAAGTAGCCAGGCAAGAAGACATGCTCAGAATGTTGCAGCAAAACCACTTAAATCTACTGAAAAGAAAACggaacagaaaaacacaaaagcaaagccAAATGATACAAATGAGAACAAAGAAATACACGTACAAGTGACGAGGtctctaaaagagaaaaaatgtaaaGCAGACAATAAAAATGATAATTCGAACAACTTTCAACAAAACCTTCAAGGATCATCAGGTCCTGATCAGAGTCTTAAGGAAGTTAAGAAAGACCTAATGGGCCCTGTATCTCCTATTCCTAGCAACACAAAGAAAGTGGAAACAGATTCTCTTAAGCCAAATTCTAAGACAGTAACTAATGAAAAGCAACAAATACATCAGAACGTAAAAAACAGTAGAAAACCAAAAAAGATTTCACAGCCATCTGTAAGTGAAATAAATGTGGCTGATCAGCCAGAGAACGATGTGAAATCCAAAAGGGTAAGCATCCTTGAACTTTGTGAAGAAATCGCAGGTGAGATCGAGTCTGATACAGTAGAGGTGAAAAAAGATTCCCCTAATGCTGAGTgtagcaaaacagaagaaaagcatgCCAGCGTACAGTTTCAACAAAGTGAAATGCTTACTCAGAAAGAAGCTAGTCAAAGTACTCAATGCAAACGTTTTTTCCCCAGCAAAAAAGGAATGCCTGTTAAATGCACTCTGAATGGTAGAAATAACTCCTCGAACAAAAACTCTAAATGGACCAAAATTAAATTACTGAAAGCTAGTAACATTAAGCAAAGTAACTTAAATTCTGCAAATGTCCCCAAGCTTTCTTTGTTAAAAGATTACACTGAAGTTTCAGAGGCAAGTCAAATAGCTACAGAAGCAGAGCTTTCGAAGGCACAAGACAAGCTGTCATTAACAGGACTCTCTGAGAATGAAAGTGCAACTTGTGTGCAGGAGAAATCAGATCCTTCATCTGAAAGAACTGAAGCTAAAGAAGTAACATTGGAAATAAAACAGCCCACAAAGAGAGGTGCAGAAAATGGTTTGTTGCACAATTTGACAAAACATTTATGTGAGTCAAGACCAGATGAGGTAAGTCATTTTAATGATGGCATATGGCGGGAGGGTATTCTCAAACTGTTCTGTTTTCTGAGAATGACATGCTTAGAAAGTGTCTTAACAATTACTTTATTTTACAGTAACTTagaatttttcagtgtattaaggATCCTTTGCTGGTGTGTTGTCATAGACAGGATGATAGTAAGCTAGAAAATGAATTTGTTCCATCATCCTAAATTCTGTAGCTAATGAAATGTTGATCGATAAAATTTTCTGCTGGAGCTGAAGACTGTACAGATTCATATGGATGATTTTTGATGACTTCAACTTGCATAGCTGTTCTATTCTGAAAAGATGTATTAGGAGAAATGAGAGGGGAAACAAAGTGTTCTCTATTTGAGTGACCTTCTATTAAAATTTAAGATTTTAAGGACAAAAGTGTTCCATATGAAGTATTTTATAAGCTTATATATCaaatgaaaaagatttttttttcaaaattaataccACAAACTTCAGTATGGACTAGCTAATCAGTTGCATTTTGTTTGCTAAAAATAATGTAGGAATCAGAAAACTGGTGCTATATCTAAGATGTTAATACTTAGTTAACTCAGTGATTTTGTTAATAGGTTAGAGGCGTTAAATAGTTTGggctttttatttaatattttctgttttgttcagaaCTTTCGATTACATTTGGAATCAAGTCCAGAAAGTTCTCCAGTAAAGTATGTCACAGCTCCTAAACctccaaaacaaattaaaaaagaacCAGGAGAAAGTGAACCTCAAGGTAACTTTACTAttaatttttcctcttcttctgacCAGTTGTGTGGGAAGCATAAGTCTTCCTTTTGGGGAGTGCTTTACAGAATAAGGTACAGTTGGTGCAGAACTAGACTTCTGGGATTGGAACTGTTGACCAGGGTTTTCATATTTCTTTGTGTGTCACACCTGTGGCCACTTCAGTATGAATAGCAATGGATATCCTTTTATCTCTGGGCTGTGTAGCGGGAAAGACACGTGTCTGTTTTTCTACTGAGCTCTTGTTTTAGTGCGTCTTTATGCTTTATGCATGAGTATTTTAATGCTTAACTATTCTGTTTGAATAAAAGTGGAGTgacaactttaaaaagaaacaaacagaaaaaaccctaaccaaatcctttcattttctttgtaaTAAAATAGTAAAACTTCCATATTTCAATTGAGTTCTTCTCTTGGATAGATTTCTGTTAGGGATTCTCTGTTGGTTACTGCTTCCTTTGAATAAGTGTCTGCATTTCTTTCTCTTAAGTTGTTCTACTCCATCTTGACCAAATTATGGATTGAGTAATCACTCTCTTGTTTTTATTACATAGCCTTCATTTGTCAGCCTGTGAATGCAGTTTGTCAAACCTTATGCTAAGTGTGATGTGAATATTTTGACACAAGTATATTTGACTAAGAAATATTATTGATGGATCACTAAAATAGCTCTTCATTAGCTTCCCTCTTGATATGTCATCCTTTTGCCTCCAGGTTTttgatttgttggggtttttcgtTTGACTTTTggctggtgcttttttttttttttttttaaatttgaaccTGATTTTTAGTGTACTTTTTAACTATTTAGCTTCACTAAATAGTTCTGTTGGGGTTTTGATTCTTGGTTgtgtttggggtttggatttttttgttttctttggttgttttttgttgttgttggttggttggagttttttctgttttgttttttgtgtttttttttcttccctgccatTATAGGGTAATTTTGAAGGGCAAAATACTCCAAGTGTACTGTTAGAGAatgtaaaaaaattttttttctttcttttgctattcttcattgtttcttttcctt from Patagioenas fasciata isolate bPatFas1 chromosome 2, bPatFas1.hap1, whole genome shotgun sequence harbors:
- the ESCO1 gene encoding N-acetyltransferase ESCO1 isoform X2 — translated: MAAQKRKSMLVEPSAKRPKLDKNSKPSSVKKEKEVSDIKHVSNKSKPNQCAVQEKTVLKTSAKSNSDNTNEPEQGMRMTTRSSGFNSNNKTIPDKKVQQQPKSAKSKEVCQKKSVQEIPKSKCIIAPNEPVMRRSQRLQQLTHVRVPARSLRNREVKEEKASEVKQSSQARRHAQNVAAKPLKSTEKKTEQKNTKAKPNDTNENKEIHVQVTRSLKEKKCKADNKNDNSNNFQQNLQGSSGPDQSLKEVKKDLMGPVSPIPSNTKKVETDSLKPNSKTVTNEKQQIHQNVKNSRKPKKISQPSVSEINVADQPENDVKSKRVSILELCEEIAGEIESDTVEVKKDSPNAECSKTEEKHASVQFQQSEMLTQKEASQSTQCKRFFPSKKGMPVKCTLNGRNNSSNKNSKWTKIKLLKASNIKQSNLNSANVPKLSLLKDYTEVSEASQIATEAELSKAQDKLSLTGLSENESATCVQEKSDPSSERTEAKEVTLEIKQPTKRGAENGLLHNLTKHLCESRPDENFRLHLESSPESSPVKYVTAPKPPKQIKKEPGESEPQGLAPKHLTHTSFTNQTSETANRVPLSNPSLASKCSNFLSSEEHSQKLKEAGKDGDKQLIIDAGQKRFGAISCNICGMLYTASNPEDETQHLLFHNQFISAVKYVVLLIIHHECGSEEELITSIFLSMFILQIHTT
- the ESCO1 gene encoding N-acetyltransferase ESCO1 isoform X1; this translates as MAAQKRKSMLVEPSAKRPKLDKNSKPSSVKKEKEVSDIKHVSNKSKPNQCAVQEKTVLKTSAKSNSDNTNEPEQGMRMTTRSSGFNSNNKTIPDKKVQQQPKSAKSKEVCQKKSVQEIPKSKCIIAPNEPVMRRSQRLQQLTHVRVPARSLRNREVKEEKASEVKQSSQARRHAQNVAAKPLKSTEKKTEQKNTKAKPNDTNENKEIHVQVTRSLKEKKCKADNKNDNSNNFQQNLQGSSGPDQSLKEVKKDLMGPVSPIPSNTKKVETDSLKPNSKTVTNEKQQIHQNVKNSRKPKKISQPSVSEINVADQPENDVKSKRVSILELCEEIAGEIESDTVEVKKDSPNAECSKTEEKHASVQFQQSEMLTQKEASQSTQCKRFFPSKKGMPVKCTLNGRNNSSNKNSKWTKIKLLKASNIKQSNLNSANVPKLSLLKDYTEVSEASQIATEAELSKAQDKLSLTGLSENESATCVQEKSDPSSERTEAKEVTLEIKQPTKRGAENGLLHNLTKHLCESRPDENFRLHLESSPESSPVKYVTAPKPPKQIKKEPGESEPQGLAPKHLTHTSFTNQTSETANRVPLSNPSLASKCSNFLSSEEHSQKLKEAGKDGDKQLIIDAGQKRFGAISCNICGMLYTASNPEDETQHLLFHNQFISAVKYVGWKKERILAEYPDGKIIMVLPDDPKYALKKVEEIREMVDNDLGFQQTPLMCYSRTKTLLFISNDKKVIGCLIAEHIQWGYRVIEEKVPEVSSENEKVIFERQKAWCCSTSPEPAICGISRIWVFSMMRRKKIASRMIECLRSNFIYGSYLSKEEIAFSDPTPDGKLFATQYCGTGQFLVYNFLNGQHQT